One genomic segment of Rhizobium sp. 11515TR includes these proteins:
- a CDS encoding ABC transporter permease — protein MSFSFRSIFSQKKALVGFVIVAALCLMAICAPVIAPGEPGARVGRSHQPPSVEHVFGTTKMGRDVYKQFVWGARSSLSVGFATGIAITVLGTAIGLIAGYTGGKTDAALDLATNAVLVIPNMPLLILLASFAGTVGPITIMTIIALTSWPWGARMTRSQTMALRNRDFVTAAKMIGEPAWRIIFVEILPNLTPLIGINLVGSIIYAIVAQTTLEYLGFGDPLKVTWGTMLYNAQNASAIMVGAWWDIGVPAIGIALTGLGLALINFTFDEIANPQLRSGPALTRWFRLTRARNRMMRTEQ, from the coding sequence ATGAGCTTCTCCTTCCGATCAATTTTCAGCCAGAAAAAGGCGCTTGTCGGCTTCGTCATCGTCGCCGCGCTATGCCTGATGGCGATCTGCGCGCCGGTGATCGCTCCCGGCGAGCCAGGAGCTCGTGTCGGCCGCTCGCATCAGCCGCCATCCGTCGAGCATGTATTCGGTACGACAAAGATGGGCCGCGATGTCTACAAGCAATTTGTCTGGGGCGCCAGAAGTTCGCTTTCCGTCGGCTTCGCCACGGGCATCGCTATTACCGTGCTCGGCACCGCCATCGGCCTCATCGCCGGCTATACCGGCGGCAAGACGGACGCTGCGCTCGATCTCGCTACAAACGCCGTGCTTGTTATCCCGAACATGCCGCTCCTCATCCTGCTCGCTTCCTTTGCGGGTACTGTCGGCCCGATAACGATCATGACCATCATTGCGCTGACGTCCTGGCCGTGGGGCGCGCGCATGACACGCTCGCAGACGATGGCCTTACGCAACCGCGATTTCGTCACCGCTGCCAAGATGATCGGCGAGCCGGCCTGGCGCATCATCTTCGTCGAGATCTTGCCAAACCTGACACCGCTCATCGGCATTAACCTAGTCGGCAGCATCATCTACGCAATCGTCGCCCAGACCACGCTCGAATATCTCGGCTTCGGCGATCCGCTGAAGGTCACCTGGGGTACCATGCTCTATAATGCCCAGAACGCCTCGGCCATCATGGTCGGCGCCTGGTGGGATATCGGCGTGCCGGCCATCGGCATCGCGCTGACGGGGCTCGGTCTGGCGCTTATCAACTTCACTTTCGATGAAATCGCCAATCCGCAATTGCGTTCCGGCCCGGCCTTGACCCGCTGGTTCCGCCTGACGCGTGCCCGCAATCGCATGATGAGGACCGAGCAATGA
- a CDS encoding ABC transporter ATP-binding protein, whose amino-acid sequence MSDNLLEIEHLNIDYLLDKGDFRAVKDVSFNIGRGEIFGLAGESGCGKSTIAYAITRLSKAPAWISGGSIRLDGQDLLKMPEGDLQRIRWKRIGMVFQSAMNSLNPLMRVETQFHDVLHRHTGCSRQESRARAEEMFKLVGIPPDRVGDYPHQFSGGMRQRIVIAICLALRPELIIMDEPTTALDVVVQREILEQVLDLQQTYGFSVLFITHDLHLMAQLCHRIGVMLKGELVEVGDVAQVSQSPVYEYTRKLWNAIPQLPASAHPPGVFA is encoded by the coding sequence ATGAGCGACAATCTGCTTGAGATCGAACACCTCAACATCGATTACCTGCTCGACAAGGGCGATTTCCGGGCGGTGAAGGATGTCTCCTTCAATATCGGCCGCGGCGAGATCTTCGGTCTTGCTGGTGAATCCGGCTGCGGCAAGAGCACGATTGCCTATGCGATCACGCGGCTCTCCAAAGCTCCGGCCTGGATCAGCGGCGGCAGCATCCGCCTTGACGGCCAGGATCTGCTGAAGATGCCGGAAGGCGATCTGCAGAGAATCCGTTGGAAACGCATCGGCATGGTGTTCCAGAGCGCCATGAATTCGCTCAATCCGCTGATGCGGGTAGAGACGCAGTTCCACGACGTGCTGCATCGCCATACCGGCTGCTCACGCCAGGAATCGCGTGCGCGGGCCGAGGAGATGTTCAAGCTGGTCGGTATCCCGCCGGATCGCGTCGGCGATTACCCGCACCAGTTTTCCGGCGGCATGCGTCAGCGCATCGTCATCGCCATCTGCCTGGCGCTGCGTCCTGAACTCATCATCATGGACGAGCCGACGACGGCGCTCGATGTCGTCGTGCAGCGTGAGATTCTGGAGCAGGTTCTCGACCTGCAGCAGACCTATGGTTTCTCGGTGCTCTTCATCACCCATGACCTGCATCTGATGGCACAGCTTTGCCATCGCATAGGCGTCATGCTGAAAGGTGAATTAGTCGAGGTCGGCGATGTCGCCCAGGTCAGCCAGTCGCCCGTTTATGAGTACACGCGCAAGCTCTGGAATGCCATCCCGCAGCTTCCGGCCAGCGCCCATCCTCCCGGAGTTTTCGCATGA
- a CDS encoding ABC transporter ATP-binding protein produces the protein MNPQIQAVTAEPVIRLDDIQRHFGPVHALKSVSFSLFAGKALALVGESGCGKTTCARIIARLDKPTGGRLLFRGQDRTARGSGREERMFRKDVQMVFQDPFSSLNPAFTINHHIARPLQLHGGDKPKAERDEDIAKQLESVGLDPSVTRQKFPHELSGGQRQRVNIARALAVSPSVLVADEPTSMLDVSIRKDILDLLARVKREKDLAMLYITHDIATAAHVAEEIVVMFAGQMVEWGETNAVLANPKHPYTQLLLSAVPDGGRRFVTGGSARFLEQAEKIRALSRPVSTVVEEVGPNHFMRALVASN, from the coding sequence ATGAACCCGCAGATACAGGCCGTAACTGCAGAACCCGTCATCCGGCTTGATGATATCCAGCGCCACTTTGGCCCCGTGCACGCATTGAAGAGCGTTTCCTTTTCGCTATTCGCGGGAAAGGCGCTGGCATTGGTCGGCGAGTCCGGCTGCGGCAAGACCACCTGCGCCCGCATCATCGCCCGGCTCGACAAACCGACGGGCGGCAGGCTGCTGTTTCGTGGGCAGGATCGCACTGCACGCGGTTCGGGCAGGGAAGAGCGGATGTTCCGCAAGGACGTCCAGATGGTGTTTCAGGATCCGTTCTCGTCGCTCAATCCGGCCTTTACCATCAATCATCACATCGCAAGGCCGCTGCAATTGCACGGTGGAGACAAACCCAAGGCCGAGCGGGATGAGGATATAGCAAAGCAGCTGGAAAGCGTTGGGCTCGATCCTTCGGTGACGCGGCAGAAGTTCCCGCACGAACTCTCCGGCGGCCAGCGCCAACGCGTCAACATCGCCCGTGCGCTTGCGGTATCTCCGAGCGTGTTGGTCGCGGACGAGCCGACCTCGATGCTTGATGTCTCGATCCGCAAGGACATTCTCGATCTGCTGGCGCGGGTAAAGCGGGAAAAGGATCTCGCCATGCTCTACATCACCCATGATATCGCGACGGCAGCCCATGTTGCCGAAGAGATCGTGGTGATGTTTGCCGGTCAGATGGTCGAGTGGGGCGAAACCAATGCCGTCCTTGCCAATCCGAAGCATCCCTATACGCAGCTTTTGCTTTCGGCCGTGCCGGATGGTGGCCGCAGGTTTGTGACCGGCGGCAGCGCTCGCTTCCTCGAACAGGCGGAAAAGATCCGCGCACTTAGCCGACCGGTCTCGACGGTGGTCGAGGAGGTCGGCCCCAATCATTTCATGCGTGCGCTGGTCGCATCGAATTAG
- a CDS encoding GNAT family N-acetyltransferase, with the protein MDYLVNLSTLPIDTQSPERMAKAGVTIRRALPPELRLITGWVAEHFSEGWASETTVAMTRQPPTCFIATRNREIVGFACHEATARGFFGPTGVDESVRGLGIGRALLFACLNDAKAIGYAYTIIGDVGPSEFYEKTVGAIQIPNSAPGIYAGMLKL; encoded by the coding sequence TTGGACTACCTGGTCAATCTATCGACCCTGCCGATTGACACGCAATCGCCCGAGCGCATGGCGAAGGCTGGTGTCACCATCCGCCGCGCGTTGCCGCCGGAATTGCGACTGATCACCGGCTGGGTGGCTGAACATTTCAGCGAGGGCTGGGCAAGCGAGACGACGGTCGCGATGACCCGCCAGCCGCCGACCTGCTTCATCGCCACCCGTAATCGCGAGATTGTCGGCTTTGCCTGCCACGAGGCGACGGCGCGCGGTTTCTTCGGCCCGACCGGTGTTGACGAGAGCGTGCGCGGTCTTGGCATCGGTCGCGCGCTTCTCTTTGCCTGTCTCAATGACGCAAAGGCCATCGGCTATGCTTACACCATCATCGGCGATGTCGGCCCCTCGGAATTCTACGAGAAGACGGTCGGCGCGATCCAGATCCCCAATTCCGCACCCGGCATCTACGCCGGCATGCTCAAGCTTTGA